The window TGAAGAAAGGCAGAGACGGAATATGCTTTTACAGGAGAGGGGCTTTAACAGGGAGGACAACTAACCGTCGCCGGGAAAGCGGAATTAACATGAAAAGCATCCAGGAAATAGTAAGCGAAAGAAACCCTGACGCTCTCGTCAAGATAGACGAGCTACTCGCGAAGAACGAGGACAGCTTTGAAGAAACACTTATAAAATCGAACGTCCTCGAAGACGAGGAAATACTCGAAGTACTCTCGGAATTCTACGAATTCCCCTACACGCTCAGGATATCCGAGCGCGATATAGACCCCGAGCTCATAAAGATCCTGCCGATAAGCTTCGCCAAGAAATTCAGGCTCCTCCCGTTCCAGAGGAGGGAGGACAGCGTCGTCATAATCTTCGCCCCGCCGCTCGACCTCTACGTCCTCGACGAGCTCAAGTCGCTCTTCGGATGCGAGATAGAGCCCGTCATCGCCCTTAACCAGGTCCTCCTCGACAGCATCAACCGCGTCTACGAGCGCGGCAAGGAAATGACCGAGGGCATAGAAGACGACTCCACGGGCATTTCCGAGTACGACATACACGAGCCCAAGGACCTCCTCGACGCCGACGACGAAGCCCCGATTATCAGGTTCGTAAACTCGCTCCTGTTCCAGGCGATCAAGGAAAAGGCGAGCGATATTCACCTCGAATGCTTCGAGAAGGAGCTCTCCGTCAGGTTCAGGAAAGACGGCATGCTCCACGAAATAACCTCCGTCCCGAAGAAGCTCCAGGCCTCGATAATTTCCAGGGTCAAGATCATGGCCGAGCTCGACATTGCCGAGAAGAGAAAGCCCCAGGACGGAAGAATCAGGGTCAAGGTCGCGGGGAGGGACGTGGACGTCCGTATCTCCACGGTGCCCACCACATGGGGAGAGAGCGTCGTCATGAGGCTTCTCGACAGGTCGTCCGTCATTTTAAGCCTGGAAGACCTCGGGCTCGAAGGCGAAAAGCTCCACACGTTCGAAGGACTCATACACAGGCCGCACGGCATCATACTCGTCACTGGGCCTACGGGCAGTGGTAAAACGACCACGCTTTACGCCGGGCTCGAAAGGATAAACTCCCCTGACAAAAAGATCATCACGGTCGAGGACCCGGTCGAATACCAGATACAGGGGATAAACCAGATACAGGTGAACACGAAGGTTAACCTCACGTTCGCCAACGGGCTCCGCTCGATACTGAGGCAGGACCCCGACGTCATACTCGTCGGTGAAATCAGGGACAGGGAAACGGCCGACATATCGATTCACGCGTCGCTCACGGGACACCTCGTCTTCTCGACACTTCACACGAACGATTCCGCGAGCGCGATAACGAGGCTCATCGACATGGAGATCGAGCCCTTCCTCGTCGCCTCCTCGCTCATGGCCGTTATAGCGCAGAGGCTCCTCAGGTTCCTCTGCTCGAATTGCAAGGAGCCCTACGAGCCCTACGACGACGAGCTCAGGCGCATAGGCATCAAGCGGAGCAGCCTCAAAAACGGCACGCTTTACAGGGCCACGGGATGCGAGAAATGCTTCAACATGGGATACAGCGGACGAATGGCCATCTTCGAAATGCTGGTAATAAACGACGACATAAGGAACCTGACGCTGAGCAAGGTCGATTCCTCCCAGATAAAGAGAAAGGGCCTCGAGCATGGAATGACTACGCTCCGAATGGACGGGGCCGACAAGATTATAAGGGGTCTGACTTCGGTTGACGAGGTCATGAGGGTAACCGAAGACGAAAACATAGTAGGCTAAGGGCCGGACAGGGTCACTTCTATAACCGCCGAACACTCAATAGAACATGCCGGTATATAAATACAAAGCCATCGACGAGACCGGAAAGGCCGTCCAGGGCGTAATCGACGCCGATTCGCCCAAGGGCGCCACGGACAAGCTCAAGCGCCAGGGCGTATTCCTCTCCTCGCTGAACGAAGTAAGGGAAGGAAAGTCGAGGAGCTTTATTCCCTTCAAGGGGATAAACATCTCCGAACTCGCCGTAACGACGAGGCAGTTCTCGACGCTCATCTCCGCGGGGCTCCCGCTCGAGGCGTCGCTCGTCGCCCTCTCCGAGCAGACGGAAGACGCGCGCCTCGGCCAGATACTCACCCAGGTCAGGGACAGGGTCAGCGAAGGCAGCTCGCTCGCGAGCGCACTCGGCGAGCATAAGAACGTATTCTCGGAGCTCTACATCAACATCGTCCGCGCGGGCGAGGCCAGCGGCACGCTCGACATAGTGCTTTACAGGCTCGCCGACTTTCTCGAAAAACAGGCGGCGCTGACGTCCCGGGTCAGGAGCGCGCTCATATATCCCATATTCATGTTCGTAATCGGCGGCGGCGTGCTCTTCTTCACGATGACCTACGTAATACCCCGCATTTCCAAGATATTCGAGGACAGCGACAAGGCTCTCCCGACGATGACGGTTATACTTATCAGCATAAGCGGCTTTTTCAGCAACCACATACTCCTTCTCCTTATAGTGCTTCCGATACTCTTTTTCGGTGCTTACAGGTTTTACAAGACGGAGCGGGGGAAAACGCTTTTCGACAGGCTGTCGCTGAAGATGCCCATATTCGGAAAGATATCGTCCATGGTCATGATATCCAGGTTCACGAGGACATTGGGGACGCTGCTCGCGAGCGGTATTCCGCTCCTGGACGCGCTTACGATCGGCGAGGCGGTCATGGGGAACAAGGTCTACAGCGACGCCCTCGAAGAGGTCAGGGACAACGTGCGCGAGGGCGCCAGCCTCGCAAAGCCGCTCAGGGACAGCGGCGTGTTCCCGCCGCTCGTCACGCGAATGGTCGCCGTCGGCGAGCAGACCGGCGAAATGGAAGGGATGCTCACGAAGGTCGCGGACATATACGACCAGCAGGTGGAAACCATGGTCTCCACGCTTACCTCTCTTCTCGAACCGGTTATGATAGTCATCATCGGCGCGATCATGGGGTTCATCGTGTTCGCCGTGCTCCTGCCGATATTCAGCCTTACATCGACAATAGGATAAACAGGAGGTAAAGAAGAATGAGAGCACAGGGTGGTTTCACGCTCATAGAAATCATGGTGGTCCTTCTGATCATCGCCGGCCTTGCCTACATCGTGGGCACGAACGTCATAGGGCGTTTCGGCGAGGCGAAGATCGAAGAGACCAAGATCCAGATAAAGAACATCGAGTCCGCGCTCAAGCTGTTTAAGCTCGACAACGGCTTTTATCCGGAGACCCAGCAGGGGCTCATGGCCCTCATACAGCGGCCCACCACGGGCAGGGAGCCTTGCTGCTACTCCAGGAGCGGCTACCTCGAAGGCGACAAGGTGCCTCTCG is drawn from Thermodesulfobacteriota bacterium and contains these coding sequences:
- the gspE gene encoding type II secretion system ATPase GspE encodes the protein MKSIQEIVSERNPDALVKIDELLAKNEDSFEETLIKSNVLEDEEILEVLSEFYEFPYTLRISERDIDPELIKILPISFAKKFRLLPFQRREDSVVIIFAPPLDLYVLDELKSLFGCEIEPVIALNQVLLDSINRVYERGKEMTEGIEDDSTGISEYDIHEPKDLLDADDEAPIIRFVNSLLFQAIKEKASDIHLECFEKELSVRFRKDGMLHEITSVPKKLQASIISRVKIMAELDIAEKRKPQDGRIRVKVAGRDVDVRISTVPTTWGESVVMRLLDRSSVILSLEDLGLEGEKLHTFEGLIHRPHGIILVTGPTGSGKTTTLYAGLERINSPDKKIITVEDPVEYQIQGINQIQVNTKVNLTFANGLRSILRQDPDVILVGEIRDRETADISIHASLTGHLVFSTLHTNDSASAITRLIDMEIEPFLVASSLMAVIAQRLLRFLCSNCKEPYEPYDDELRRIGIKRSSLKNGTLYRATGCEKCFNMGYSGRMAIFEMLVINDDIRNLTLSKVDSSQIKRKGLEHGMTTLRMDGADKIIRGLTSVDEVMRVTEDENIVG
- the gspF gene encoding type II secretion system inner membrane protein GspF, whose translation is MPVYKYKAIDETGKAVQGVIDADSPKGATDKLKRQGVFLSSLNEVREGKSRSFIPFKGINISELAVTTRQFSTLISAGLPLEASLVALSEQTEDARLGQILTQVRDRVSEGSSLASALGEHKNVFSELYINIVRAGEASGTLDIVLYRLADFLEKQAALTSRVRSALIYPIFMFVIGGGVLFFTMTYVIPRISKIFEDSDKALPTMTVILISISGFFSNHILLLLIVLPILFFGAYRFYKTERGKTLFDRLSLKMPIFGKISSMVMISRFTRTLGTLLASGIPLLDALTIGEAVMGNKVYSDALEEVRDNVREGASLAKPLRDSGVFPPLVTRMVAVGEQTGEMEGMLTKVADIYDQQVETMVSTLTSLLEPVMIVIIGAIMGFIVFAVLLPIFSLTSTIG
- the gspG gene encoding type II secretion system major pseudopilin GspG, whose amino-acid sequence is MRAQGGFTLIEIMVVLLIIAGLAYIVGTNVIGRFGEAKIEETKIQIKNIESALKLFKLDNGFYPETQQGLMALIQRPTTGREPCCYSRSGYLEGDKVPLDGWKSEFIYIGPDQTGDGTYEIISLGEDAVQQTEDDISSRGIR